One Ureaplasma urealyticum serovar 8 str. ATCC 27618 genomic window carries:
- the grpE gene encoding nucleotide exchange factor GrpE yields MSKNNENIKHQNEGKLHDQVDKKETKNHAKQEFKYKELYEHELKKNKELQNVNELLINKNQQLEIQINQLNQDFVKQLETKTKQAQEILEQKVNELEARHETKVNDAVFKIFKFKMEPLLDAINHFTKIVNQNYDDPKIQAFIEGFKMFSQNMIDGLENLKITKISPQINDMLNDDTMEVFEVVQNTNKPSMHVTEVISDGFKYNDKVIKFAVVKVAK; encoded by the coding sequence ATGAGTAAAAATAATGAAAATATCAAACACCAAAATGAAGGCAAACTTCATGACCAAGTTGATAAAAAAGAAACTAAAAATCATGCTAAACAAGAATTTAAATACAAAGAATTGTATGAACATGAACTAAAAAAGAATAAGGAATTACAAAACGTTAATGAATTATTAATAAACAAAAATCAACAATTAGAAATACAAATTAATCAATTAAATCAAGATTTTGTTAAACAATTAGAAACTAAAACAAAACAAGCTCAAGAAATTTTAGAGCAAAAAGTTAATGAACTTGAAGCTCGTCATGAAACAAAAGTAAATGATGCTGTTTTTAAAATCTTTAAATTTAAAATGGAACCATTATTAGATGCAATTAATCATTTTACAAAGATTGTTAACCAAAACTATGATGATCCTAAAATTCAAGCTTTTATCGAAGGTTTTAAAATGTTCTCTCAAAACATGATTGATGGTTTAGAAAATTTAAAAATCACAAAAATATCACCCCAAATTAATGACATGTTAAATGATGATACAATGGAAGTTTTTGAAGTTGTTCAAAATACTAATAAACCTTCAATGCATGTTACTGAAGTCATAAGTGATGGTTTTAAATATAATGATAAAGTCATTAAATTCGCAGTTGTTAAAGTTGCTAAATAA
- a CDS encoding transposase, translating into MDKKNIFTILEKLIKKYEYLYKPILDDYISNFTRTFLEYILTIEMKYHLNYERFERYLSNSSRNYRNGFSKKQLHMNDLKILVNIPRDRNGAFESKIISKYQVDISRFEYRLLSLGINNLQLNEYEKILEDFYDIYNDKTIDKLRNEIALKVYDYLKNKKQELNNIDVDQIFIDGFSLSTNKYLTIVITKSLDKQLTILGFWVINNLQNKWWNDIIAKIAMHHPQVISYKILFKNDDELLMSLKNHSSNDFERARFIFINKRILK; encoded by the coding sequence ATGGACAAAAAAAATATTTTTACAATTCTAGAAAAGTTAATTAAAAAATACGAATATTTATACAAACCTATCCTTGATGATTATATTAGTAACTTCACAAGAACTTTCTTAGAATATATTTTAACAATTGAAATGAAATATCATTTAAACTACGAACGATTTGAACGTTATTTAAGTAATAGTTCTCGAAATTATCGTAATGGTTTTTCTAAAAAACAATTACATATGAATGATTTAAAAATTTTAGTTAATATTCCACGTGATCGAAATGGTGCTTTTGAATCAAAAATCATTTCTAAATACCAAGTAGATATTTCACGCTTTGAATATCGTTTATTATCATTAGGTATTAATAATTTACAACTAAACGAATACGAAAAGATTCTAGAAGACTTTTATGATATTTATAACGATAAAACCATTGATAAATTACGCAATGAAATTGCTTTAAAAGTTTATGATTATTTAAAAAATAAAAAGCAAGAATTAAATAATATTGATGTTGATCAAATCTTTATTGATGGGTTTAGTTTATCAACTAATAAATATTTAACAATTGTAATTACCAAAAGCTTAGATAAACAGCTTACTATTTTAGGTTTTTGAGTTATTAATAATTTACAAAACAAATGATGGAATGACATTATTGCAAAAATTGCTATGCATCATCCCCAAGTGATTAGTTATAAAATCTTATTTAAAAATGATGATGAATTATTAATGTCGCTAAAAAATCATAGTTCAAACGATTTTGAACGTGCTCGTTTTATTTTTATTAACAAACGTATTTTGAAATAA
- the mnmA gene encoding tRNA 2-thiouridine(34) synthase MnmA, with protein MEVNTKKRVVIGLSGGVDSSVSALLLKQQGYEVIGLFMANWDTVANFENNRESDKKHQGCESELDYQDAQAVAQKIGIPLYRVEFIKEYWNNVFEYFLSEYQKNRTPNPDILCNQFIKFDSFLNYAKNELKADYIAMGHYAKVKHTNNLSYLLKATDVNKDQTYFLCNLKQTQLQNALFPIGDLTKQQVRTIAKEYGLVTANKKDSTGICFIGERNFKYFLENYIPNQPGEIVNIVNNQIVGHHMGTMYYTIGQRKGLNLGGMNERMFVCEKDINKKIIYVSPLSLEDQYLISNQALVENMNFIEPYNPQIPISVRFRHRQNLVVVNSFLCIENTNNVLINYEPAKAITPGQYAVFYQNDHCIGGGVIAQTNANHKKINF; from the coding sequence ATGGAAGTTAATACAAAAAAACGTGTTGTTATTGGTTTATCAGGGGGAGTAGATTCTTCTGTTAGTGCTTTATTACTAAAACAACAAGGATATGAAGTAATTGGGTTATTTATGGCAAATTGAGATACAGTTGCTAATTTTGAAAATAATCGTGAATCTGATAAAAAGCATCAAGGTTGTGAAAGTGAATTAGATTATCAAGATGCTCAAGCTGTTGCTCAAAAAATTGGTATTCCTTTATATCGTGTTGAATTTATTAAAGAATATTGAAATAATGTTTTTGAATACTTTTTAAGCGAATATCAAAAAAATCGTACGCCTAACCCTGATATTTTATGTAATCAATTTATTAAATTTGATTCTTTTTTAAATTATGCTAAAAACGAATTAAAAGCTGATTATATCGCAATGGGTCATTATGCAAAAGTAAAACATACTAATAATTTATCTTATTTACTAAAGGCAACAGATGTGAATAAAGACCAAACCTATTTTTTGTGTAATTTAAAACAAACACAATTACAAAATGCCTTATTTCCAATTGGTGATTTAACAAAACAACAAGTTCGCACCATTGCTAAAGAGTATGGATTAGTAACTGCTAATAAAAAAGATTCAACAGGTATTTGCTTTATTGGTGAACGTAATTTCAAATATTTTTTAGAAAATTATATTCCTAATCAACCAGGAGAGATTGTTAATATTGTTAATAATCAAATTGTTGGTCATCATATGGGAACAATGTATTATACAATTGGTCAACGAAAAGGATTGAATTTAGGTGGTATGAATGAACGAATGTTTGTTTGTGAAAAAGATATAAATAAAAAAATAATTTATGTTTCTCCTTTAAGTTTAGAAGACCAATATTTAATTTCAAATCAAGCTTTGGTTGAAAACATGAATTTTATTGAACCATACAATCCTCAAATTCCTATTAGCGTACGTTTTCGTCATCGTCAAAACTTAGTAGTAGTAAATAGTTTTTTGTGTATTGAAAATACTAATAATGTACTAATTAATTATGAACCGGCTAAAGCTATTACTCCCGGTCAATACGCTGTTTTTTATCAAAATGATCATTGTATTGGTGGAGGAGTTATTGCTCAAACTAATGCAAATCATAAAAAAATTAATTTTTAG
- the plsY gene encoding glycerol-3-phosphate 1-O-acyltransferase PlsY, which translates to MDQVYSVAMAYILTLIISPLYSYLIGSLNASIILSLLLKKQDIRHFASKNAGMTNMTRVYGKKLGILTLFLDIVKPIITISLTYIIYKYALNAPFVLSNGFNQAILVYFGGIFTIIGHCYPIFFKFQGGKGVASYGGFLITIDPIVAVIGIITLLIILLITKYMSLSAMITATITCFLVLIPGINYIPYYNEHFVEYLFDLNHVIKGTWYVWLFLLISASILIYRHKTNILSIATKQERKTFLFQPKPKNNI; encoded by the coding sequence ATGGATCAAGTTTATAGTGTCGCCATGGCTTATATTCTGACATTAATCATTTCTCCTTTATATTCTTATTTAATAGGTAGTTTAAATGCAAGTATCATTTTATCACTACTTCTTAAAAAACAAGATATTCGTCATTTTGCTTCTAAAAACGCAGGTATGACTAACATGACACGAGTTTATGGTAAAAAGTTAGGTATATTAACACTCTTTTTAGATATTGTTAAACCAATCATTACCATTAGTTTAACATACATTATTTACAAATATGCTCTAAACGCACCATTTGTTTTAAGTAATGGTTTTAATCAAGCGATTTTAGTTTATTTTGGAGGTATATTTACTATTATTGGTCATTGTTACCCAATTTTCTTTAAATTTCAAGGAGGCAAAGGTGTTGCATCTTATGGTGGTTTTTTGATTACAATTGACCCAATTGTTGCAGTAATTGGAATTATAACGTTATTAATTATTTTATTAATCACTAAATATATGTCATTATCTGCTATGATTACAGCAACCATAACTTGTTTTTTAGTTTTAATTCCTGGAATCAATTACATTCCATACTACAATGAACATTTTGTCGAATATTTATTTGATTTAAATCATGTTATAAAAGGCACATGGTATGTTTGATTATTCTTGTTAATTAGTGCAAGCATATTAATATATCGCCACAAAACAAATATTTTGAGTATTGCTACAAAGCAAGAACGCAAAACATTTTTATTTCAACCAAAACCAAAAAATAATATTTAG
- a CDS encoding DUF6856 family protein: MKKAILISIASLVGVSAIVATSTFLSLSAKTDVYAKSIQASSVNQSLNYTNLSNANVGIKEMLLGTKKINNGNYVLYIGTQSNLDNLDFVYSNQANHINSVNDLQYNDNLNFNGSLSKTINNVKNYADKDIYEHVPQFYSFIDLINSDVFKQKQEYENLIKQNKSSTIKEDQNWANNAPAEYSFDVNKKYKDKNGKEVYFRNDAQAIKFREILNFLKTYLSKEKLVELSATKTPGIVLFYSQDNLSKGPRVYASSKTYDQSKNERKESYPSGNNVYNSAQPEFGGDLNAAIYSIYGKK, from the coding sequence ATGAAAAAAGCAATTTTAATTTCTATTGCATCTTTAGTTGGAGTTAGTGCAATTGTTGCAACTAGTACTTTTTTATCATTATCAGCTAAAACAGATGTTTATGCAAAATCAATCCAAGCAAGTAGTGTTAATCAAAGTTTAAATTACACTAATTTGTCAAATGCTAATGTAGGAATTAAAGAAATGCTTTTAGGTACTAAAAAAATTAATAATGGAAATTATGTTTTATACATTGGTACACAATCAAATCTTGACAATTTAGATTTTGTTTATAGCAATCAAGCAAATCATATTAATTCAGTTAATGATTTACAATACAATGATAATCTTAATTTTAATGGATCATTATCAAAAACAATCAATAATGTTAAAAATTATGCTGACAAAGATATTTATGAACATGTTCCACAATTTTATAGTTTTATTGATTTAATAAATAGTGATGTTTTTAAACAAAAACAAGAATATGAAAATTTAATTAAACAAAACAAATCAAGCACTATTAAAGAGGATCAAAATTGAGCTAATAATGCTCCAGCTGAATACTCTTTTGATGTTAACAAAAAATATAAAGATAAAAATGGCAAAGAAGTTTATTTCCGTAATGATGCTCAAGCTATTAAATTTCGTGAAATTTTAAATTTCTTAAAAACTTATTTATCAAAAGAAAAATTAGTTGAACTAAGTGCAACAAAAACTCCTGGAATTGTCTTATTTTATTCACAAGATAACCTTAGCAAAGGTCCACGAGTTTATGCTAGTTCTAAAACATATGATCAATCAAAAAATGAACGCAAAGAATCATATCCATCAGGTAATAATGTATATAATTCTGCACAACCTGAATTTGGCGGAGATTTAAACGCTGCGATTTATAGCATTTATGGTAAAAAATAA
- a CDS encoding DUF1600 domain-containing protein: MINNKKFVNKTLDNANQIRIQNNLKTYAPKFLNLIILNNLFLLIMIVSLCIFFSDPRFLYRNDVISNQYRQFIFTYQQTSIAITLYTLAWYIMVNFFFFGYILEYVKLNKLETFNFAVASILFNPYAYVIIAKNWTSWTYYWQRSLYHILSENNKIEFNIKDSRSIFALIFLIIAIPFIVFSSIDYVPKNPGRLIIFDKNSMGTEIIYTNNIWFHNMHYFTSQGNWMCIGMAFLYFINPKARFVKNNRVLLIVLSYILIVSSIWLFVLFPVFSQRSTWVWFNNMVGFYNHLVTPVTFTIFAYYCIVKNKYVIHLKYFYAWKGFMFYVVIYAIYAMFLPLLANVTVYGAITNIWPSANGNPIFTTMLFALIGYEILIFTINWMILKFINKRKKAKILIN; this comes from the coding sequence TTGATTAATAATAAGAAATTTGTTAATAAAACGTTAGATAATGCTAACCAAATACGCATCCAAAATAATTTAAAAACTTATGCACCAAAATTTTTAAATTTAATTATTTTGAACAATTTATTTTTGTTAATTATGATTGTTAGTTTGTGTATTTTCTTTTCAGATCCACGCTTTTTGTATCGAAATGATGTTATTTCAAACCAGTATCGACAATTTATATTTACATATCAACAAACATCAATTGCAATCACTTTATATACTTTAGCATGATATATCATGGTTAATTTCTTCTTTTTTGGTTACATATTAGAGTATGTTAAGTTAAATAAGTTAGAAACATTTAATTTTGCAGTTGCTTCAATTTTATTTAATCCTTACGCTTATGTGATTATTGCTAAAAATTGAACATCATGAACTTATTATTGACAACGTAGCTTGTATCACATTTTAAGTGAAAATAATAAAATTGAATTTAATATTAAAGATTCAAGATCAATTTTTGCTTTAATTTTTTTGATTATCGCAATTCCTTTTATTGTTTTTTCATCAATTGATTATGTACCTAAAAATCCAGGGCGTTTAATTATTTTTGATAAAAATAGTATGGGGACTGAAATCATTTACACAAATAATATTTGATTCCACAATATGCACTATTTTACTTCACAAGGTAATTGAATGTGCATTGGAATGGCATTTTTGTATTTTATTAATCCTAAAGCACGTTTTGTTAAAAACAATCGAGTTCTATTAATTGTTTTATCTTATATTCTAATTGTTAGTTCTATTTGATTATTTGTTTTATTTCCTGTGTTTTCACAACGATCAACTTGAGTTTGATTTAATAATATGGTTGGTTTTTATAACCATTTAGTTACACCAGTTACTTTTACAATTTTTGCTTACTATTGCATTGTTAAAAATAAATATGTAATCCATTTAAAGTATTTTTATGCTTGAAAAGGTTTCATGTTCTATGTTGTAATTTATGCGATATATGCAATGTTTTTACCACTTTTAGCTAATGTTACTGTTTATGGAGCAATTACAAATATTTGACCAAGTGCTAATGGTAATCCTATTTTTACAACAATGTTATTTGCGCTCATTGGTTATGAAATTCTAATTTTTACTATTAATTGAATGATTTTAAAATTTATAAACAAGCGTAAGAAAGCCAAAATTTTAATTAATTAA
- the dnaJ gene encoding molecular chaperone DnaJ codes for MAKRDYYEVLGVSKSASPEEIKTAFRKLAKEHHPDRNKSADDTVFKEINEAYEVLSDPKKRAQYDQFGHDGPQGFAGAGGFSGFSDGFGGVDFDINDIFGSFFKNGASSRSSSSQYETYDIHLRLHLEFIEAIKGVSKNISYDRKITCNKCQGTGAKDPKDVKTCTKCHGRGTTIENVHSLFGTIQQEVECHECEGTGKVANSKCEQCYGKKVINERVNLTVEIPAGTQDNEKLVVSKKGNIINNQEFDLYLHISVKPSKYFAFDGLDIYSETYVDPIKAIVGGVIEVVTTSGIKTIEIPPNTPEGKKFRISGAGIVNKKPNIFSKKNGDFYTTIRYAKPLELTKEEIAYLKNISARTNQSVEYYKNKLLKEVNK; via the coding sequence ATGGCAAAACGTGATTACTATGAAGTTTTAGGTGTTAGTAAATCAGCAAGCCCTGAAGAAATTAAAACTGCGTTTCGTAAATTAGCAAAAGAGCACCATCCAGATCGAAACAAATCTGCTGATGATACTGTTTTTAAAGAAATTAATGAAGCTTATGAGGTGTTATCAGATCCTAAAAAACGTGCTCAATACGACCAATTTGGTCATGATGGACCGCAAGGGTTTGCTGGAGCTGGTGGCTTTTCTGGGTTTAGTGATGGATTTGGCGGTGTTGATTTTGACATCAACGACATTTTTGGAAGTTTTTTTAAAAATGGTGCTAGCTCACGTAGTTCATCAAGCCAATATGAAACGTATGACATTCATTTACGTTTACATTTAGAATTTATAGAAGCTATTAAGGGTGTTTCTAAAAATATTAGTTATGATCGTAAAATCACATGTAACAAGTGTCAAGGAACAGGAGCAAAAGATCCTAAAGATGTTAAAACTTGTACAAAATGTCATGGTCGTGGAACTACAATTGAAAACGTTCATTCATTATTTGGAACAATTCAACAAGAAGTTGAATGTCATGAATGTGAGGGAACTGGAAAAGTTGCTAATAGCAAATGCGAACAATGTTATGGCAAAAAAGTTATTAATGAACGCGTTAATTTAACAGTTGAAATTCCTGCTGGTACACAAGATAATGAAAAATTAGTAGTAAGTAAAAAAGGTAATATCATAAATAACCAAGAATTTGATCTTTATTTACATATTAGCGTTAAACCATCAAAATATTTTGCATTCGATGGTTTAGATATTTACTCAGAAACTTATGTTGATCCTATTAAAGCAATTGTTGGTGGTGTAATTGAAGTAGTAACAACAAGTGGAATTAAAACTATTGAAATTCCACCAAATACTCCAGAAGGTAAAAAATTTAGAATTAGTGGCGCTGGAATTGTTAATAAAAAACCAAATATTTTTAGCAAAAAAAATGGAGATTTTTACACAACAATTCGTTATGCAAAACCACTTGAATTAACTAAAGAAGAAATTGCTTATTTAAAAAATATTAGTGCTCGTACCAACCAAAGTGTTGAGTATTATAAAAATAAATTATTAAAAGAGGTTAATAAATAA
- a CDS encoding DUF5378 family protein, which translates to MSTNYFLIAITILTIICIGLGNFFIKPVQTQKINWWTWNHFINTKWIINILISISFLIYFCCLRWAPGAKDFFSNEMEIIKTLNDKYANYINSYEASITFSRTFLLDWCPCFSVLISIVAIFDKKQIIVNYLGFLCFCFGLLTIVGGLVGDEAIGWENLINYVFIGKSPNTIYFALHFYLCVFGFYLFVNTRKTIKIYWIYIIIHTILIGYIIYVNVMIVIFNVKNNASGFSFGDWYSPVYAQYSTVAQVLQLDYRLNALVMCLFMYAIFVVGYLIRYYLQKVYINKYNIKYSQEGSYFAYVKNHR; encoded by the coding sequence TTGTCAACGAATTATTTTTTAATTGCCATTACAATTTTGACTATTATTTGTATTGGTTTAGGTAATTTTTTTATTAAACCAGTTCAAACACAAAAAATTAATTGATGAACATGAAATCATTTTATCAACACAAAATGAATTATTAATATTTTAATTAGTATTAGTTTTTTAATTTATTTTTGTTGTTTACGATGAGCTCCAGGTGCTAAAGATTTTTTTAGTAATGAAATGGAAATAATTAAAACTTTAAATGACAAATATGCTAACTATATCAATTCATATGAAGCATCAATTACCTTTTCCCGTACATTTTTATTGGATTGATGTCCTTGTTTTTCAGTATTAATTTCTATTGTCGCTATTTTTGATAAAAAACAAATTATTGTTAATTATTTAGGTTTTTTATGTTTTTGCTTTGGATTATTAACAATTGTTGGTGGATTAGTTGGTGATGAAGCAATTGGGTGAGAGAATTTAATAAATTATGTTTTCATTGGTAAATCTCCTAATACCATTTATTTTGCTTTACACTTTTATTTGTGTGTTTTTGGTTTTTATTTATTTGTAAATACACGTAAAACAATTAAAATATATTGGATATACATCATTATCCATACTATTTTAATTGGCTATATTATTTACGTTAATGTCATGATTGTAATTTTTAATGTGAAAAATAACGCTAGTGGATTTAGTTTTGGTGATTGATATTCACCAGTGTACGCTCAATATAGTACAGTGGCACAAGTTTTGCAATTAGATTATCGTTTAAACGCTTTGGTTATGTGTTTGTTCATGTATGCTATTTTTGTGGTAGGGTATTTAATACGTTATTACTTGCAAAAAGTTTATATAAACAAATATAATATAAAGTATAGTCAAGAAGGGAGTTATTTCGCTTATGTCAAAAATCATCGATAA
- a CDS encoding IS3 family transposase — MSKIIDNIDTKALRIDHYEEWEQNHIIKVINAYRHHESKKEKFKMIHELIKNHQMHLTKLIPLFDVSISGYYKWLEDLKIDQVCPIKKRNMDLIEKICKSHKHYVGCRKIQKILETQYNVKLNYKTINLYMNKMDLCKPCHHDYDAHRHEHCENEE; from the coding sequence ATGTCAAAAATCATCGATAATATTGATACTAAAGCATTAAGAATTGATCACTATGAAGAATGAGAGCAAAATCATATTATTAAGGTGATTAATGCTTATCGCCATCATGAATCAAAAAAAGAGAAATTTAAAATGATTCATGAATTAATCAAAAATCACCAAATGCATTTAACGAAATTAATTCCATTGTTTGATGTTTCAATTTCTGGATACTATAAATGATTAGAAGATTTAAAAATTGATCAAGTGTGTCCAATTAAAAAAAGAAATATGGATTTAATTGAAAAAATTTGTAAAAGCCATAAACACTATGTTGGATGTCGTAAAATTCAAAAAATTCTTGAAACTCAATATAATGTTAAGTTAAATTACAAAACAATTAATCTTTATATGAATAAAATGGATTTATGTAAACCTTGTCATCATGACTATGATGCACATCGCCATGAACATTGCGAAAATGAAGAATAG
- the ileS gene encoding isoleucine--tRNA ligase, producing MKDYKSTLNMPSTAFEMRANLNIKEPKIQQFWIEHGIYEKLLAKNKDKKPFVLHDGPPYANGNIHIGHALNKILKDFVVSYHNMNNYYSPYIPGWDTHGLPIEVALSKKVKLSNLSVNERREQCKKYALEQVDNQIQQFLRLGMVSDFKQRYLTLDHSYEIDQLKLFANMLKKGFIYQDFKPVFWSWSSQTALAESEIEYGDRQSPAIYVKMQVVDSSELFNDKPTSFVIWTTTPWTLPANLAIAIHPELTYSLIEYKNENYVIAKSLVESFTKKVGFEDYKLIKDFKASALEKIKYISPITKKHAFIIMDEYVSANDGTGLVHNAPAFGLEDYYACKKYGIETEVIIDQFGKYNALVNDSELENMFYEDANQVILDRLICNQLLIHHELITHSVAHDWRTKKPVMYRATKQWFVSIEKILPNILQTLKNDVKSTSFRGIERMHEMIVNRKEWCISRQRVWGVPIPMIFDENHEAIMDPDLVENIINVLNEKGVNAWFDLDVNAFLTPKYLSMKNKTFYKEKDIMDVWFDSGSSYNVLQHYNLPYPADVYLEGYDQYRGWFNSSLITGTILNNKAPYKYLVAHGMVLDGEGYKMSKSKGNVVDPLDVCKVYGADVLRLWIANSDYQNDTRISEEILKQNAEIYRRIRNTLFKYSLSILNDFEPSVDFSFDVRQEDQFVLNEFNELHLKVIKAYESFDYQTIVKLFNKFILDLSSWYFENIKDDMYCLAVDDPIRKQIQSTVYWILKNSLIDLTPIIPHTTEEAYSFLNDANKKESIRLEDFYDQSQFQFKKGIAHVKAFFSIKDEIFNELENARKNNVLKKNNEALVTIAKNLILDDYLLNNPKLLAKWFGVAKIEFTNTTSVVNANFKKCLRCWNHFADDEMYDDELSMNCYKVINKIK from the coding sequence ATGAAAGATTATAAAAGCACCCTTAATATGCCTAGCACCGCTTTTGAAATGCGTGCTAATTTAAACATTAAAGAACCAAAAATTCAACAATTTTGAATTGAACATGGAATTTATGAAAAATTATTAGCTAAAAACAAAGACAAAAAACCTTTTGTTTTACATGATGGACCACCATATGCTAATGGGAACATTCATATTGGGCATGCTTTAAACAAAATCTTAAAAGATTTTGTTGTTTCATATCATAATATGAATAATTACTACTCGCCTTATATCCCAGGATGAGATACACACGGTTTGCCAATTGAAGTAGCCTTATCTAAAAAAGTTAAATTGTCAAATTTAAGTGTTAACGAACGTCGTGAACAATGTAAGAAATATGCTTTAGAACAAGTTGATAATCAAATCCAACAATTTTTAAGATTAGGAATGGTTTCTGATTTTAAACAACGTTATTTAACTTTAGATCATAGTTATGAGATTGATCAACTAAAACTTTTTGCTAATATGTTAAAAAAAGGTTTTATTTATCAAGATTTTAAACCTGTTTTTTGATCATGATCATCACAAACAGCATTAGCAGAATCAGAAATTGAATATGGCGATCGTCAATCACCAGCCATTTATGTAAAAATGCAAGTTGTTGATAGTAGTGAATTATTTAATGATAAACCAACATCATTTGTGATTTGAACAACAACTCCTTGAACACTACCAGCTAATTTAGCAATCGCAATTCATCCTGAATTAACTTATAGTTTAATCGAATATAAAAACGAAAATTATGTAATTGCTAAATCACTCGTTGAAAGTTTTACTAAAAAAGTTGGTTTTGAAGATTATAAATTAATTAAAGATTTTAAAGCTAGTGCATTAGAAAAAATTAAATATATTTCACCAATTACTAAAAAACACGCTTTTATTATTATGGATGAGTATGTTAGTGCTAATGATGGAACTGGATTAGTTCATAATGCGCCAGCATTTGGTCTAGAAGATTATTATGCATGTAAAAAATATGGTATTGAAACAGAAGTTATTATTGATCAGTTTGGTAAATATAATGCATTAGTTAATGATTCAGAATTAGAAAATATGTTTTATGAAGATGCTAATCAAGTTATCTTAGATCGTTTAATTTGTAATCAACTATTAATTCACCATGAATTAATTACCCATAGTGTAGCACATGATTGAAGAACAAAAAAACCAGTAATGTATCGTGCAACAAAACAATGATTTGTTTCAATTGAAAAAATCTTACCTAATATCTTACAAACTCTAAAAAATGATGTTAAATCAACTAGTTTTAGAGGTATTGAAAGAATGCATGAAATGATTGTTAATCGTAAAGAATGATGCATTTCACGTCAACGTGTATGAGGTGTTCCTATTCCCATGATTTTTGATGAAAATCATGAAGCAATTATGGATCCTGATTTAGTTGAAAATATCATTAATGTCTTAAATGAAAAAGGCGTTAATGCATGATTTGATTTAGATGTTAATGCTTTTTTAACACCTAAATATTTGAGTATGAAAAACAAAACTTTCTATAAAGAAAAAGACATTATGGATGTATGATTTGATTCAGGTAGTTCATACAATGTTTTACAACACTATAATTTACCTTATCCAGCTGATGTATATTTAGAAGGTTATGATCAATACCGTGGTTGATTTAATTCTTCATTAATTACAGGAACCATTTTAAATAATAAAGCGCCTTATAAATATTTAGTAGCCCATGGAATGGTTTTAGATGGTGAAGGTTATAAAATGTCTAAATCAAAAGGAAATGTTGTTGATCCTTTAGATGTATGTAAAGTTTATGGAGCAGATGTTTTAAGACTGTGAATTGCTAATTCAGATTATCAAAATGATACAAGAATTTCAGAAGAAATCCTAAAACAAAATGCTGAAATTTATCGTCGAATTAGAAACACTTTATTTAAATATTCACTATCAATTCTAAATGATTTTGAACCAAGCGTTGATTTTAGTTTTGATGTTCGTCAAGAAGACCAGTTTGTTTTAAACGAATTTAATGAATTACATTTAAAAGTTATTAAAGCATATGAAAGTTTTGATTATCAAACAATTGTTAAATTATTTAATAAATTTATTTTAGATTTATCATCATGGTATTTTGAAAATATTAAAGATGATATGTATTGTTTAGCGGTTGATGATCCAATTCGGAAACAAATCCAATCAACAGTTTATTGAATTTTAAAAAACTCATTAATTGATTTAACACCAATTATTCCACACACAACAGAAGAAGCTTATTCATTTTTAAATGATGCTAATAAAAAAGAGTCAATTCGTTTAGAAGACTTTTATGATCAATCACAATTTCAATTTAAAAAAGGTATTGCCCATGTTAAAGCATTCTTTAGTATTAAAGATGAAATTTTTAACGAACTTGAAAATGCACGAAAAAATAATGTTTTAAAGAAAAATAATGAAGCATTAGTAACAATTGCTAAAAATCTAATTTTAGATGATTACTTATTAAATAATCCAAAACTACTAGCTAAATGGTTTGGTGTTGCAAAAATTGAATTTACAAATACTACAAGTGTTGTTAATGCTAATTTTAAAAAATGCCTACGTTGTTGAAATCATTTTGCAGATGATGAAATGTATGATGATGAATTATCAATGAATTGTTATAAAGTGATTAATAAAATAAAATAA